One window of the Colletotrichum destructivum chromosome 4, complete sequence genome contains the following:
- a CDS encoding Putative BRCT domain, AAA+ ATPase domain, ATPase, AAA-type, core, replication factor C subunit 1, translating into MPDIRSFFGPKGGAAPKPPAKKVEEPVKGRRNRKVVEDSDDDDEPVPAPKPAVKAADKKKAKAEAINGTETTASDYFSKPAKASRSAAATKADQTTKVKNEVEVRTSPRNKKTTAKPAEPVRNGSAATKKRGTTTYTKLESDDDADAYKDDGDEEDDDIFAADVKGRNKRKNDDYAEDGSEDDLLPKPKRVASRSAVAATPTKSTRATAGAKRRKTPEDDEEESEEDQPPKKKAPAKPRAPRAKKADEPEDSAYQSILNDIPTVRPPTPPAKDPDAKFDWRKNAGSGGNSSAVPPNAGAVELPEGEEECLSGLTFVFTGVLQTIGREEAQTLVKKYGGKVTGAPSSKTSYVVLGDDAGPSKLKKIRDMKIKTINEEGLFELIRRLPAYGGSGKGAEKAREKKKKDEEAIKRQALEMEQEEKARKAAAEKAAKQAAAARGTAAPTTPTAAPVQLWTSKYAPTQINHICGNKAQVEKIQAWLENWHKAKKYDFQRRGADGMGATRSIIISGPPGIGKTTSAHLAAKLAGFDVIESNASDTRSKKLVENGVSDVMNNTSLLGFFAGDGKKVDGGKKNIVLIMDEVDGMSAGDRGGVGALAKFCKKTEIPLILICNERKLPKMKPFDFVAMDVPFRRPTVEQVRSRIMTICHREGLKLPVQVIDALIEGSNKDIRQIINMISTAKLDQASMDFDKGKAMSKAWEKHVILKPWDICQKMLGGGLFAPASKTTLNEKIELYFNDHEFSYLMIQENYLRTKPMALNNRGYNKREENLKYLELVDQAAESISDGDLVDRMIHGPQQQWSLMPTHAIFSTVRPSSFVAGQLMGSNFTSWLGNNSKTGKLGRYVRELHSHMRLRSSGDANEIRQQYLPVLWDQTVRRLSVEGKDSVDEIIALMDSYYLTRDDFDAIQELGVGPQAEGRADIESKTKAAFTRTYNAMSHPIPFMKASNIMEPKKAAKQAPDLEEAIEEDDDVDVAEPAEPAEDDQLDLKGDKYIKQPKPKAKRATKKAKADDEDGDDAGVKPKKGRPSGKATAAKGKGKK; encoded by the exons ATGCCTGACATTCGGTCCTTTTTTGGGCCAAAGGGAGGCGCAGCCCCCAAGCCCCCAGCGAAGAAGGTTGAGGAGCCTGTCAAGGGTCGAAGAAACAGGAAAGTCGTTGAGGAcagtgacgacgacgatgaacCTGTACCTGCACC GAAGCCGGCAGTAAAGGCTGctgacaagaagaaggccaa AGCCGAGGCTATTAACGGAACCGAGACTACAGCCAGCGATTACTTTTCCAAGCCTGCTAAGGCTTCCCGATCTGCGGCCGCTACAAAGGCAGACCAAACCACCAAAGTGAAAAACGAGGTTGAGGTTCGGACTAGCCCACGCAACAAGAAGACGACTGCGAAACCGGCAGAACCCGTCCGGAACGGGAGTGCGGCGACCAAGAAGCGAGGTACCACAACGTATACAAAGCTCGAGTcagacgatgacgccgatgcCTACAaagatgatggtgacgaggaggacgacgacataTTCGCTGCCGATGTCAAAGGCCGAAACAAGCGGAAGAACGACGACTATGCCGAGGATGGGAGTGAAGACGATCTGTTACCAAAGCCGAAACGCGTGGCTTCCCGAAGTGCTGTCGCCGCGACCCCAACCAAGAGCACCAGAGCGACGGCGGGTGCGAAGAGACGCAAGACCcccgaagacgatgaagaggagtCTGAGGAGGATCAGCCACCGAAAAAGAAGGCCCCTGCCAAGCCACGAGCTCCCCGAGCCAAGAAGGCAGATGAACCCGAGGATTCGGCGTACCAATCAATCCTGAATGACATCCCTACCGTTCGGCCCCCCACACCTCCAGCCAAGGATCCGGACGCAAAGTTCGACTGGAGGAAGAACGCTGGCTCTGGCGGAAATAGCAGTGCAGTGCCTCCGAATGCCGGCGCTGTCGAATtgcccgagggcgaggaggagtgTCTTTCGGGACTGACCTTTGTCTTCACTGGTGTTCTTCAAACCATCGGCCGTGAGGAGGCCCAGACGCTGGTCAAGAAATACGGCGGCAAAGTCACCGGAGCGCCCAGCAGCAAGACCAGTTATGTTGTTCTTGGAGACGACGCAGGCCCCAGTAAGTTGAAGAAGATCAGAGACATGAAAATCAAGACCATCAACGAGGAAGGCCTGTTCGAACTCATTAGACGACTGCCCGCCTACGGCGGTAGCGGCAAAGGTGCGGAAAAGGCtcgagagaagaagaagaaggacgaagAAGCCATCAAGAGGCAAGCTCTGGAAATGGAGCAAGAAGAGAAGGCCAGAAAGGCCGCAGCAGAGAAGGCGGCCAAGCAAGCAGCGGCTGCGCGCGGGACCGCCGCACCAACGACTCCGACCGCGGCCCCAGTGCAGCTCTGGACCTCCAAGTATGCACCAACCCAAATCAACCACATTTGTGGCAACAAGGCGCAGGTCGAGAAAATTCAGGCATGGCTCGAAAATTGGCACAAGGCAAAGAAGTACGATTTCCAGAGGCGTGGGGCGGACGGTATGGGCGCCACGCgatccatcatcatctcaGGCCCCCCTGGTATCGGCAAGACGACTTCAGCCCACCTGGCGGCCAAACTGGCTGGATTCGATGTCATTGAGAGCAACGCCAGTGACACCCGCAGCAAGAAGCTTGTCGAAAATGGTGTCAGTGATGTCATGAATAACACGTCGCTtctcggcttcttcgccggagacggcaagaaggtcgatggaggaaagaaaaacatCGTTCTGATCATGGATGAAGTCGATGGAATGTCAGCAGGAGATCGTGGCGGTGTTGGTGCCCTAGCCAAATTCTGCAAGAAGACCGAGATAcccctcatcctcatctgcAATGAGCGTAAGCTGCCAAAGATGAAGCCTTTCGACTTTGTGGCTATGGATGTTCCCTTCCGACGACCAACGGTAGAGCAGGTCCGATCCCGCATCATGACCATCTGCCACCGCGAAGGGCTGAAGCTCCCTGTCCAAGTCATTGATGCTCTGATCGAGGGCAGCAACAAGGACATCCGCCAGATCATCAACATGATCTCCACCGCCAAGCTCGACCAAGCATCTATGGATTTCGACAAAGGCAAGGCCATGTCGAAGGCATGGGAGAAGCACGTCATTCTCAAGCCATGGGACATCTGCCAGAAGATGCTGGGTGGCGGATTGTTCGCTCCAGCAAGCAAGACTACCCTGAACGAAAAGATCGAGCTCTATTTCAACGACCACGAGTTCAGTTACCTCATGATCCAGGAGAATTATCTCAGGACGAAGCCAATGGCACTCAACAACAGAGGTTACAATAAGCGGGAAGAGAACCTCAAATACCTCGAACTTGTGGACCAGGCGGCCGAGAGTATCAGCGATGGCGACCTGGTCGACCGTATGATTCACGGGCCTCAGCAGCAATGGAGTCTGATGCCCACACACGCAATCTTCAGTACAGTTCGGCCCTCAAGCTTCGTGGCTGGCCAGCTCATGGGTTCCAACTTCACTTCCTGGCTCggcaacaacagcaagacTGGCAAGCTCGGCCGATATGTCCGTGAGCTGCATTCTCACATGAGACTCCGGTCTTCAGGTGATGCCAACGAGATCCGCCAGCAATACTTGCCTGTACTATGGGACCAGACGGTCCGCCGCTTGTCTGTCGAAGGCAAGGATTCCGTTGACGAAATCATCGCGTTGATGGATAGCTACTATCTGACACGGGACGACTTCGACGCGATTCAAGAGCTTGGTGTTGGTCCTCAAGCTGAGGGTCGCGCTGACATTgagtcgaagacgaaggcggcATTCACTCGAAC TTACAACGCCATGTCTCATCCCATTCCCTTCATGAAGGCCAGCAATATTATGGagccgaagaaggccgcGAAGCAGGCTCCCGACCTTGAGGAAGCGattgaagaagacgacgatgtcgatgttgCTGAGCCTGCTGAGCCTGCTGAAGATGACCAGCTCGACTTGAAGGGGGACAAGTACATCAAGCAACCGAAGCCCAAGGCCAAAAGAGCCACTAAGAAAGCCAAAgcggatgacgaggatggtgACGATGCAGGTGTCAAGCCTAAGAAGGGCCGGCCCAGTGGCAAGGCAACAGCTGCTAAaggcaagggcaagaagtGA
- a CDS encoding Putative GrpE nucleotide exchange factor, whose product MFRQAIATSSRAVRSGLRTQTPKSVFQNQFQSSPAFRIRAAQPAIARWYSDAKETPEAPKEGEKPADDAESALKKQLETKEKEAADWKDKCLRTIADFRNLQDRTQREVKQARDFALQKFSKDLIDSIDNLDRALSMVPQEKLKAPEKTGDLQDLANLYEGLKMTDDILMSTLKKHGIERFSPEGEKFNPNEHDATFMAPQPDKEDNTVFHVQQKGFKLNGRVLRAAKVGVVKNA is encoded by the exons ATGTTCAGACAAGCTATTGCTACCTCTTCCCGCGCAGTGCGCTCCGGCCTGCGCACCCAGACCCCCAAGTCTGTCTTCCAAAACCAATTCCAGAGCTCCCCTGCCTTCAGGATACGAGCCGCGCAACCCGCCATTGCGAGATGGTACAGCGATGCCAAGGAGACCCCCGAGGCCCCCAAGGAAGGCGAGAAGCCCGCTGATGATGCCGAGTCTGCTCTGAAGAAGCAGCTGgagaccaaggagaaggaggctgCCGACTGGAAG GACAAGTGCTTGCGCACCATCGCCGACTTCCGCAACCTCCAGGACCGCACACAGCGCGAGGTCAAGCAGGCGCGCGACTTCGCCCTGCAGAAGTTCTCCAAGGACCTCATCGACAGcatcgacaacctcgaccgCGCCCTCTCCATGGTGCCCCAGGAGAAACTCAAGGCCCccgagaagacgggcgaccTCCAGGACCTCGCCAACCTGTACGAGGGTCTCAAGATGACCGACGACATCCTCATGTCGACTCTCAAGAAGCACGGCATCGAACGCTTCAGCCCCGAGGGTGAGAAGTTCAACCCCAACGAGCACGACGCCACCTTCATGGCGCCTCAGCCCGACAAGGAGGACAACACCGTCTTCCACGTCCAGCAGAAGGGCTTCAAGCTCAACGGCCGCGTGCTGCGTGCCGCcaaggtcggcgtcgtcaagaaCGCTTAA
- a CDS encoding Putative large ribosomal subunit protein uL16 — MRPNAPTALLSAFQGLRISVTPSFRPLVAAIRPQLTKPLVASQSLGDVRPFSSTPARQGNWLEPSIDRTKKMMKGRPRVATGGSTKGTTVIWGDYGLRMKDHHRRISAKQLKNAEDTIKMRLRGQKYRLYKRVCCNVGVYVSGNEMRMGKGKGSFDHWAARVAVNQIVFEIRGMLHEAVAKDAFRLAGNKLPGQWEFVHKGEPPVVGITKLDGITLEDLKRPRKPVAPKDLLAEAASKPTSASSTTSPSAKP, encoded by the exons ATGAGGCCCAACGCTCCTACGGCGCTTCTCAGCGCTTTCCAAGGCCTCAGGATATCTGTGACGCCATCCTTCAGACCGCTGGTTGCTGCGATCCGACCCCAATTGACGAAGCCGCTGGTTGCATCTCAGAGCCTCGGCGATGTTCGCCCATTCTCCTCGACGCCTGCGAGGCAAGGCAACTGGCTCGAACCCTCGATCGATCGaacgaagaagatgatgaaaGGACGGCCCCGTGTGGCTACTGGAGGTTCAACCAAGGGCACAACCGTTATCTGGGGTGACTATGGTCTTCGAATGAAGGACCATCACCGCAGAATCAGCGCCAAGCAGCTCAAGAACGCGGAGGACACGATTAAGATGAGATTGCGTGGTCAGAAATACCGACTGTACAAGAGAGTATGCTGCAACGTTGGTGTTTACGTGTCGGGTAACGAG ATGCGTATGGGTAAGGGAAAGGGTTCTTTCGACCATTGGGCAGCACGTGTGGCTGTCAATCAGATTGTTTTCGAGATCAGGGGAATGCTTCACGAGGCAGTTGCGAAGGATGCTTTTCGTCTGGCAGGCAACAAGTTACCCG GCCAGTGGGAGTTCGTGCACAAGGGAGAACCTCCTGTCGTTGGTATTACCAAGCTTGACGGCATTACGCTGGAGGATTTGAAGAGGCCAAGAAAGCCGGTTGCGCCCAAGGATTTGCTGGCTGAGGCTGCAAGCAAGCCAACGAGCGCTTCATCTACCACCTCGCCGTCTGCCAAGCCGTAA